AACACATTCACTTCACATGTGTTTCGCATGTGTTTCACATGTATTCCGCATTTGTTTCACATTCGGCATTCAAATGTGAATTAAATGTACATCACATTTCGTTTAATCGTCACATTTGCACAATTAGCGATGAATTTCATCAAACTTTTGTCACATCCTAATACTTTGGACCCAAATGCACCGATAtgtgcaataaaattgaatacatTGTGTTATTATAAGGCCAAATGTGCGGTTCACATATGGGCAAATGTGTCATATCAGGCAAATTTGGCCATTTTGCATGCTCACATTCacctaaattaaaaattatttttgtcaaaactcAATTGCAACCTGATTCTATGTTCCTTAAACTATTTAGATGTGGCGTAGATGTGTCAAAATATTGAGTAGATTTGCTGTACGTgctaatcaaacattttttgtcgtcACATTTGATTCACAGGAGATGTACATTTGATGTACATTTGATGTACATTTGATGTACATGTGATGTGCATGTGATTTACATGTGATTTACATTGTATGCCATATTAAACGAACATGTTTTGAGTGCGTTCAAAGAGGAGAGTGTCTAGTGACAAGTCGATATGAACGTCTACACTGATGTAATTGGCACAGAAtttttgaacacttttatAAAAAGCTTTCTTTCTgcatttttagtgaaatttgaaattttattgatcgtTTACCAACGGCGACTTATTCGttcgaataaaatgatttttttaagcaGCAATtatgaaaactaaatttttattcttattttgtttgtatgtcgAAAAACGAGATTCATTGTGACTATAGTTTATGTTCACTCATATTTTCATGGTTCCTGAGATCAGATttttgaagaataaaaaatcaatcaacgaggaattttttcaatgttcTATTGTTGTTAATGCTAGAtttgttgaataaatgttctgggtaaaatattaaagtaaacaaaataaaagttaatttgatCGAATATGTTGCAAGCTACGAATATATTCTTGCCTTTAGATAGTAGTTaacatttcccgcaactcccggTATTTAACTTGTCCTCCTATTAATTATTACAGAACAGAGTATCTTCCGCATTTATCGCATGGGTCAGAACAAACAGTGTTACATATATCGATTGCTGTCGATGGGAACTATGGAAGAGAAAATCTACTCACGTTCGGTTACAAAACAGGCGATGAGTTGTCGTGTCGTCGATCGTCAACAAATCGATCGTCATTATAGTATGAACGAACTCGACGAGCTATACAGGTTAAACGAATCATTTTGTCATATCGCATTAGATGATCGCTGATTCGAatcaatattcaattttcagCTTGACCAAAACTGATATGGCAAAACGGGTTCCACCAATTGCACCGAGAGATGAACTACTTGCTCATTTATTGCGAAAATATCCGAACATGATCTACAAGTACCTGGAGCACGATTCGTTGCTGGCGAATAAAGTCGAAGAAGAGTTGAATGACATCGAGAAGAATGAAGCTTGGCGGAGGTGTCAAgagcaaaatttgcaaagtaAACCAATTTTCTCGTTGACTTGAGTCATTCGGCATTAATTTACTTAATGTGTTTTAGTGCAAGCGCTCAATAATTTGATGGCTAACGGAGAACCAACTGCAACGCCATTCAAATTGCATAAGGACATGCTGCCTGCATTGGAACTGAAAGAGTGTTCAGTTGTTAACATGGGTAAAATACGGAAAGTTGAAACGTTTGTATTGAAAATAAGCATCGGTCGGGATATTTCAGGTAAGAAGGAGGTCTACTCTCAACACAACAAGGAAAATGCGTCATTTGACAAGGAAATAGCCGGTCACGTTTCCGCAAGTACTATTAACATGGAACACGAACCCTTGGGCGATCAATTGAGTTCCCTTTCCGATGATGCACAAATGGACGTGCAACCATCACTGCAGCGTTCTAATTCCTATGAATGGCTTCCACCTTCAAATGGTGTGTGTATTAACCCTGTGTAACCCACTGTAACTTtactaacttttttttcgtaaaatagcAAGTGGAATCGAATCGTCGAATGATGATATACGAGAACCACTGCTGCCACTggaaagttttgaaaatggGAGCAACGATACCAATGAAGTCAAAGGACCAATTTCAGCAAAAACAGAGGCGCCGatcgaaatgtcaaatgatGATATCCAAGGACCATTGCTGTCAAATTTCGAAAGTGGTTGCGATGACACCATCAAAGTGGAAGCCCATTCACATTTGGCAATCGCGAAAATAGCGACTGGCGTCGAATGGTCGACTGATGATATGAGAGGACCGGaaactttcgaaaatgtttgcgATGACACCATTAAAGGGGAAGGCGAAGATCCACACTTGTCATTCGCTAGAGATATTTTCGAACCGAATCTCTTACTGAATCGATCATCTTCTGCGAGCAGTGAAATGGAACTCTCGGAGGACGACGCAAATTCTCCTTCCGATAATTCACAAATGGACGAAACGTCAAAAGATGATAGCCACGGATCATTGGTGACGCtgggaaattttggaaatggtTGCAATGACACCTTAAAAGTCGAAAGACCACATTTTGGAAACCCGCAAGATATTTTCGAGCCGAATGTCTTCTTGAGTCGATCATCATCTGCAAGCAATGAAAGGGAACTCCCGAAATATGAATCAAACCCTTCTTCCGATGATATACAAACATCATTGCAGCGTTCCAATTCACATGAATGGCATCCACCATCAAATGGTGTGTTTATTGTCACTTTGACTGATCTGTAATTTTCATAACTTTTATTTCCGTAAAAATAGCTTCTGGCACCGAATCATCGAATCGCGGCGgactggaaaattttgaaaattgttgcgGCGATAGTGTTTACATAGGAGCCAAAGAACCCCTTCCGGCATTCGCAAAAATAACGACGACCACTGAAACGTCAAACGTGTTGTcgcaggaaaattttgaaaatggttgcGACGAAAGTGGTAAAGTAAGAGCCAAAGAACCATTGGCAATCCcgcaaaatgttttcgaatcGAATGTCTCCTTGAGTCGATCATCATCAGGAAGCAACGAAATGGAACTATCGGAAGACGAAGACAATTCTTCTTCCGATGACGTGCAAACATCATTACAGCGTTCCGATTCATATGAATCGCTTGCATCTTCAAATGGTCTCTATGTTGTTACTTTAACTGATCTGTAACCTTCCTAACTTTTTCTTCCGTAAAAATAGCGACTGGTATCAATGACTTACGAGGACCTTTATTGCCACtggaaacttttgaaaatgggAGCAACGACTCGCACGATGATATCCGAGAAAATGCCTACAACGACGGCATCGATGATGAAGAAGAAACACGATCCCTGTCGGCAGCAGCAGACAGAGATATTTTTAAACTAAGTGGAAACTTGAATGGCAATGAACCAGAACAGCCTATTCAGCAAATGGAAGCGCAGCCATCAGACGAGCGTTGCAAGTCATGGTTAGCAGCTTCGCATGGTGTGTTTAACATCTATTCCAATGACCTATTACCACCCTGTCctaactttaatttttctcaaaaaacagaaatttcacCCGATGACACCCAAGGAGTACTTGCTCTCAAAAATATCGACAATCTAAGCAACGACTCGTCGAATCGTGATATCCAACGCCGACCATTAGAAAATGAGAGACACGACAGCCTGGACGGAGGAGTTGAAAGATCACTAACTGATATCGTGAAAGGTTACAGCGTTCCCTTTCAATATACCTCCATGTACTTACAAACATTGAATAACGTTTAGGTCTGCTTCAAACATTGAATAATAAGTACGCTGCGTCATCACAACAACCATATTCGTTGGAAGATTATGCAACAGAAGAACAGATCATCCTTCCGAAtgaatccaacaatttggaatatcGAATAACATTGAAACGTCCGTCGAGTGGTGGCATACATCGACCGATTAAAAGGTTGAAGCTTTCATTGGAAATCGATCCTGTGGTAAGTTCGTTTTTTGCATTAGTGAGCAATGTTCGATAATTTTATATTATGTAATCTACAGGCAACGTTACCACTTACAACGGAGTGCCAAATGAATGTTATCATGGAAAATCCACAATCACTGCACAATGAAGGTTTTGAAGATTATGTGTGTTCCAATTGTGCTCAACAATCGAAAGAGTTGGTGACAGACCCTGCACCTACTGAGTCTGTTGAGAATAATTTCAACGCGGATGTCgaccaaaatgaaattattgtaatggCAAATGGTTCCAAAGGAAAGGACAGTGTTCGCTGTGAAGGCACGTTCCGCGACGATgaagaagatattttcaaCGCAGATGTTGACCCCGATGAAGCTATTGTAAAGACAAGTGGTTCCGAAGGAAAGAAGCCGATAAGCATTCGTGTTGAAAGCACGTTCCCCGTTGGCATTGAAGACGACGACAAAATGTCTCCAAACGAACCAACGGAACGCTGCAACTTGAATGACCTGTCGCACAGTGATGAAACTGAGTCGGTTGAGGATAATTTCAACGTGAATGATGACCCCGGTGAAATTATTGTTATGTCAAATGGTTCCGATGGAAAAGAGTCGGACAGTTTTCGCTCTGAAGTCACATTCCCCGATGACaaagaagatgaaaaaatGTGCTCGGATAGTCTTCAACAATCGAAAGAGTTGGTGACTGGCCTTGCACCCACTGACTCTTATGAAGATACTTTCAACACGGATATTGACCCCGATGAAGCTATTGTAAAGACAAGTGGTTCCGAAGGAAAGAAGCCGATAAGCATTCGTGTTGAAAGCACGTTCCCCGTTGGCATTGAAGACGACGACAAAATGTCTCCAAACGAACCAACGGAACGCTGCAACTTGAATGACCTGTCGCACAGTGATGAAACTGAGTCGGTTGAGGATAATTTCAACGTGAATGATGACCCCGGTGAAATTATTGTTATGTCAAATGGTTCCGATGGAAAAGAGTCGGACAGTTTTCGCTCTGAAGTCACATTCCCCGATGACaaagaagatgaaaaaatGTGCTCGGATAGTCTTCAACAATCGAAAGAGTTGGTGACTGGCCTTGCACCCACTGACTCTTATGAAGATACTTTCAACACGGATATTGACCCCGATGAAGTTATTGTAAAGACAAGTGGTTCCGAAGGAAAGAAGCCGATAAGCATTCGTGTTGAAAGCGCGTTCCACGTTGGCATTGGAGACGACGACGAAATGTCTCCAAATGAATCAACGGAACGCATCGACTTGGACCTGTCGCATAGTGATAAACCAGCCGGAGATGACTTTCTGTCGTCCGATGAATATATGGAAGAAGCTGTCGCACCATCCTACTTATATGGCCAGGTCAATTGCATCCAGTCTGAGAATGAACAGGATTCGCCAGGTGATATGTCTGAATCGGAGTCTTCGGACGGAGATGATCTCCACGATGTGGTAAGTCCAAATGAAATGACTTTGTAGATCGTCcacacattttaaatttgttgttttatttttcgaaaataactAGCAATTTTACGAGGAACAACCGAGCACCATGTCCAGAATCATTGAACGCTGCGCGTTAATGTAGATCTTGCAAAACACAGGatcacttttcaaaaaaaaaaaaaaaatttagcgaGGTGGAATTTTAAACCAAAGCTAATTGTGTAATTGAAGATTATGTATTGTGtaatttgttaattaaatgacataaaatttgtgttaaaaCTCAACatcgattcaaatttgaaaaagacaCACCAAACTGGAGAGACAAGATGGGTTTGGCGTAAAGGATGTGCCAAAGAATACCGATTTGCGATGTGAGCCGACCGACATCATTTAcaacaaatttcttaaaagcATTCACCCAACTACGAATCGATCTCCGAGCCAACTACGAAACGATATTCTCTTCAAGAGGTCACTCTTCTCAAAGATCAATATGCCATTGATGTTATCTCGATTGAACCAAAATgtatcaaattcaaattctaaaaCTTTTCATTGCCAGATAAATTCGAGGATAAAATTCAGTACACCGAATGTGCTGTACTCCTTCTTCTAATGGGAATCAATCGCTTTGTTCAGTGAATTAAACTAGTTTTGGCTGAAAAGCCTAACTCCTTGCAGTTCTACAGACTAGTCGCACCATTCATAAATACCTATTCGTCCAATTGATTCTGCCATTCCtggttaaaaaaaacctcaaaagtACGAAGCCTCTTTGAACTGTTAATTCGTGTCTTATAGTTTGATTAATCTATTTTACCATAGACGATCCAGTGACACAATCAAATTGTCTGTGCATAAAGCAGGAAGCTGAAGCAAAGTTAGACACAAATTTGGCTGACATTAACTGCATTGTCTCTTGATCCGTGAACAGACTTCTCAATCTGTCGAGATGAGACTGCTTCAAGTGtatacttaaaaaaaactcttaggATTAGGATAAGAGAGTGGGTCACAAGCTCCCAGCACTCTAATGGACCTGTTGTGCAACCCACAGAAATTCCGTATCTATAAGTACTGTTTTTGTACTCGTGCATATGCCTGGGATGGATGGCTTGAGTAGTGAAGCTACCAAGAAATTTCACCCGGCTATTTCAGTATGAAGATTGGGCATTGGCAAAGTCACTACGGTTTCGACATCTCCGAACTTTTCGTAGTTAGTGAGTCTCTAAAGTCTGTCAAATTGAGATGACAATTTAGTCAGCCCATAAGAATATACGTGAGCCTCTTAATGTTTCTTCTACTAAAGGCAGGGTAAATTAAAAGGATCGATTATGAAGATTATTAGCGTATCGTGATTTGAAAACGAGTATAGAACTAAATAACAAtctttcgatcaatttttataACATTCACAATGTTTTATACTTCGAAGTCGAGCTTATGCATTGGAACTGTTTACAGATAATAAACCTAACAAATGCAATATAAAAAGTTCAAATGGGCGGATTGTAAGACTATACTGGCTTTCAAATCTGGATACACTCATAgtcgatcattttaatttgcttccactttaagaggcagaaaaattttgaaaatcttctacAGATCGTGACGCAGTTTTTTGCTTGCTCATTCCTAAGCGTCTCTTTCCATTcctttttcaagtttttctcttacaggctttaacatttcaaatgtctcactgtcattttttttaaagaatgtcattgtgaattcgcaatgacgcaatgaaattctcagaaaaatttgacagtgagacatttgaaatgtcaaagacTGTACCATTTTTGGAAGCGTAGATGGTCGAGATCGGTATCGAAATTCCTGTTTCGAGACCATATAATGAAGAGCTCGATGCTGATTTAGCTAGTTGCTATTTCGTTGCCTTCAATACCGCTATGACCGGGAACCCACAGGATTGTAATTTTACAGTTTCTATATAACGAGTCTAGTGTGTCTCTACACTCCAAGGAGATGATTTAAGAAtatgacaatttttttgagCTTGGCTGTCGATTAATGTATGACTTGGTGATTTGAAGAAGTTATTATAAACAATTTCCGAGCAACTGCCAACAACACTTCTAATCTCCGTCTGGAAGACATTTGCTCGTATGTTCCTAATGGGAGATTGCATTGCATTGGAATTTTTGGCCATCTGTGTTACCAAAGGAGGTCTGATAAATATTGGAAGGTGTGGACATCCCCTCTGAGCGATGAGGATGTTTactttaaatgatttttcaaatcTGTAAGTCGTTGTTATATAATCATAGGGTCTTTATTGACGAATTTTGTTGTGTCCGTTGTGTTAGAATTGTTGAACTGGTTAGCCTAAGTCCATAGAATTTGCAATATCACAAACAGCGTCTGGGATCTGATTGCTGACATGGCTTTCAAAAAAGGTTCGATTCAAATAAAACCTCAAAAATGCGTATATGAATATTTGCGTtataaaaacatcaatttccatttttcacataaaaaattgtcaacaaattctaaaaaatacaACGGGCtatgtatataaatatatctATGCATGCATGCaagtaaatttgtaaaaattacaaaaattcaaactcCTATAAAAGCAGACGTTGTTCGGTTGACTCGTTATTACACAGTATAAAAATAACGAAAGTCCGCAAAAAACTATTTATAAGTTTATAGTAGTACGGGTGACAACGCGTAAATGTTTCATTCCGCATTGaattcgattcaaaaaaaattcttcagtATTTCGTTTGGATCCTTacgaaatgaaacattttcatcgtATCGCTAATAACATCACTTCAATCTTAAATTCTATGGTTCAGACTATTACATCTACCCTAtgaatcgatttttcttgttcgtCGTACGGTAAATTTGTCCGTTGTAATTTACGTAAATTATGTTATGTCCAAAcctattttaaggattttttgtTAACTATATTAGGTGCTTGGGTTGTGCCATTTTTGGATGGTCCCAGCCGGACCCAACCAAatctttcatcaaaaaatagaaaattttggaagATTTACGAAAGTAGGAATTTCAGGATATTCGATTCGCTTTCCTCAAAATAAAGCCTGACTGTACTGCTCAGCACATACATAAATTAGCTGCCGATAGTTCGATATATCATTCGTTTAAACAATTTACAGCGAATACTGTAAAAAAGGACAGTCCGACGACCACTAAATCGGTTCGTGGCACATTATACCATCCACAAATATGCTTCATACTGAAGTGGTTCAAAACCGATAGAACGGCCAATCCAGTTGaccaaaatttttctgtataaataCCGGTATAGCCCAACAGAGCAGCGTTCACCATCACAATTGTGTTCAGAGTATAGTCGCGGTACCGATGTTTATTACTTAAATCACAAACGGTCGGCAACAGTGCGAAAAGTATTTGAACGTAAATGTACTCCATGAACATGAACAGGCGAGCGTTAATGCATAGCTGGGTGGTAACTAGTAGCAAAGGCAACGTTTGTGCTAGCACCGTTGTTATGTGATAGCCTTTCGTTATGCATTCGGACACACTGGGATGTGTAAATCTCAATACACCAAGCAGACTGTGTCCAatcaaaaatgtgaaacaacAGAGGGAAAGCGGTGACTGATCAAAATGCATTTGATGGATGGCCCATCCAGAAACAGCACACAATGCTAAATGACCAAATCCAGTGGCATAGTTTATGTTATTCGTAATCGGTGCCACCCTggacgatccattgccattctCTACGCGAGTCGTTTTGTATTTGGGTTGAGATTGACGGAACTGTAACGATTGGATTAGTTTTAATCTAATTAGAGGTCAATTCGGTTCGACATAACACTTACGTTCGACATAATGGAAGCGATAGatgaatttgtaaataaaatgccgTAGAAATCGTTGATCACATAATCATCGGTTCCGGCTATAttgttatcaaaaaaatttgaggGTAACTCGTTTCGTCACCGAATTCAGCCCAGACATcggttaaatttatttactagCCAGTACCAAATACGGGTTGCTCgaacatgaaaagtaccgaCGAATGCAATTCCTCTTTCTAAAAACAATGAACTCTTCTGAAGTGACCAAATTGGACcaaatttacatatttttttgtataaaattgttGACTGGTTTGTTTGTATGTGAGAAAAGTGAATGACAGTGGGCCTAAAAATTTTTGCACTCtgcttttttgttatttaccaTTTCGTTTGACATGTacgtcatattttatttaccgCGCTGATGGCTCTGACACTTTAAATGACACTAAATttggcacaaaatttaaaaatattttttacaacaCGAAccagcaacaaaaaatgatcTGAATCtcattttataaaatcaattattGAATGGAAAGacaatccaattttcatacacATCGTTAATAACAAGCTGAACAACACTGCTAAAACAGACCTTACCAGATTACTTTTCAACGCACAACAGCTCATTTGACCACTGCTTGTCAAGACTgttaattttgcatttatatTAGATGTGCGTTCACACTGTAAGAACaggataatagtacattttgtaGCTGCTTCGAAATGTCATGTTTTCACTAGAGGGAAGTTTTAGcgacgagccgaaggcgagtttCGAAATCCCACGAGTCAAAACACGACATTTCGAAGCAATTACGCAAGGTATTTTACAAACTGAAGATAGATTTAACATTACCGGTCCTATTATTTTGTCCtataataatttattgcaGAACAAGGTTACAACTGAAGCACGTCTGTTGATGGCGGAGGTGGTAGCACACAAAGTTTCTAGATGTGCCTAAGAagttaaacgaaaattttgtgttttaaaaatgtatatgaaAGATATCCACAATATTTCAGTGCCAGAAGCCTTCGTTTGGTGCCACTGTAAATGCTCGAGCAGGTCAACTTTGATTAGTCCCGTCAGGTCGTAAATTTTACAGCCATCTTGGAGCTGTATTCACCAAAATTACTTAAcacaaaacaatttcgaaaacTCGTATACTTAAACTAGGCCgccacattttctgtttttgtgttttatttgagtttttgatttctccattTTTCTAGTTATCATTTCTAAGGTCTGGTGTTACGTAATTTAGGTCAGGGCAACAAAAACCTGTGCTGACAAAAGATTTAGCAAAGTTTCACCTATGTGCCTCTGACTCAAATACATCATTtgcatgaccttgtaaacgtcagacacaaTCCCAGCCAACCcagctgtcagacatgtcgaatgaattgaacaagCGATTTGCTCTCAcaaggccaggttatggtcgcatatatctcAAAGGTGTAAGCGGGCATAACCTGGAAATTGATTGATGTTGGTGACAACGTAACGAAAACTAAAGTTGGGTTATGTTGACTAGTACCGAGTACGTGGATGAAATGATAAagtgtaaaagtaaaaattacaaatttttaacagTTTTGGTATAAATGCGAAATTCTCTACATCAATCGTCCaaggttgctaggaatctcgcgccgcgtcattcacaataattcacattttgacacattttgtataaggaagatgtcactttgtgaattattgtgaatgacgcggcgcaaGATTCCTTAACACCCTTGGCAACGACtcgtatcaacaaaattcacacacaAACAACTGTTTATCATTGacagtagataagtaggtatggacagtccatacaagtcggagcacatacggatttgcatggcgccacctcaaacgaactcatttctagtggaaatttgcactagaaatgagttcgtttgaggtggcgccatgcaaatccgtatgtgctccggctggaacaaatttgaacgtttggccatacctatccatttactttcattgctgtTTATCCCTAGTTgtgtttaaaaattcaatgagtGAGGTAATGTCAGTGATAAGTCGCCAATTAAAGAGACATATCTTCTGAAacctaaaattaaaatagatttCGTTTAGCCCTGCATGGACGCACTCAAACACAAcagtcattttcaaatttattcgcCGAATACAATCCCAGTAACCTTTATGCTGGGGGTGAAATGTGATATTATCGATATGCAACGATTGCAACTTGATTACTGGGAACTGGTGCTGTGGTGAATACGAGTGAATACGACAAGCAGATAAGGTAGTTTAAGATGGTGTGTTAGATATTACTTTGAAATTAGTTGTGTATGGAGAAAAAAACTGAATCGTAGCATCTTATTTTGGAAGGttgttaatgaaaattaaCTTAATTATCTTCCAAAACATAGTCATCGTACTTATTGTTGTGTTATACGTGTCACGTTCGGAGAATATGTTTACATTGATGGTAAGttgtaattaatttgttttgttttgtgattATGAAACCGGCGTTACAATCATCTAACGGAAAATTCGGTGGAGTTTGGCTTaggaattcgattttttttatagcaaCTATGAATGCAATTGCCGTCTATTTATCATATTCAAATTCTTTCAATCGAAAACTATCCtacatgaaattaaattgaataccaaatatttcattatcAGTCAGGTCCCagctaaaattttcgaaatagcTTGATTTGTAAAGAAGCTATTATTGTTTTATTGCTTTTGTTTATTGCTTCTCCTCAGTAATGACAATGTCACATTAATGATATGTGTGATAATAAGCAGGCGTCTTCCACTATAGTTTAAGTTGTAACGGCTGTCAGTCGAGTactgtgaaatatttttatttctgtttcTAATTTTACTGGATGTTTTTGATCGTCTTCAGTCTGTTCAACATTCAATGGCATATTAAGAGGACGTGGTATCTGAAGTAAGTTCTAGATCTTGATTCACGATTTCAATTTCTCTCCTAAGCCATTCGGTCGAAATTGTATTTTgcatttcataaattattctgAGCGTTTTACGATGGGACGGTTATTGATTTTGAAGGGAATTGTCGAAACGAAAACCggtaaaaatggaaaattaaatttcattcgtcgTTTCGATTTTCTCGATCCTGTCACGAGCGAGATTGGACCCTCAATagtttttgttccatttcgATAATTGAGCTTACATTAGTTCAGAATAACTATAGTTTTCTCGGACCAAACGTCATTTTAATATATGTGTATGGTGGTGCCACACAATTTCGTTGAAGTTGTATCTCAAAAAAAACTCATCGAAAGGCTTTTCCCAGTGAGACATACGCTGGCTGGcgaattgtaaaatattttgtaaaaattgaaagaacagATTCCTGAATTTATTGAGGATATTCGCAATTTGGAAGCTTGAAACATCCTAATAAAAATTCCGGTGGGTGCTAGAACAGCGATTGTATAAATCTAATTTTGACTTCAAATTCTAAGTCTTAAAAGTCATAAAATTGAGTCAATATGTGCTTCtctagtttaaaaaaaaactgacaaTTTCTGTCGTTCGATTTTCTTGTACAAAAAGGCTGTCCTCGGCACTAGACAAATTTGTCTAGCTTCCTAGTATTAGTTGTCTCGATAAATTTATATGTATTCAAAATAACTGCAGCCTGCTGCTATTTCAACTTCTATCCAGAGACTATTTTTGTAAGATTATGTAAACAGCACATAGC
The nucleotide sequence above comes from Bradysia coprophila strain Holo2 chromosome X unlocalized genomic scaffold, BU_Bcop_v1 contig_79, whole genome shotgun sequence. Encoded proteins:
- the LOC119070354 gene encoding uncharacterized protein LOC119070354, with amino-acid sequence MSNFRQSQPKYKTTRVENGNGSSRVAPITNNINYATGFGHLALCAVSGWAIHQMHFDQSPLSLCCFTFLIGHSLLGVLRFTHPSVSECITKGYHITTVLAQTLPLLLVTTQLCINARLFMFMEYIYVQILFALLPTVCDLSNKHRYRDYTLNTIVMVNAALLGYTGIYTEKFWSTGLAVLSVLNHFSMKHICGWYNVPRTDLVVVGLSFFTVFAVNCLNE